One genomic segment of Pseudomonadota bacterium includes these proteins:
- the pgsA gene encoding CDP-diacylglycerol--glycerol-3-phosphate 3-phosphatidyltransferase, with protein MHLNTATVLTLFRIVLIPVLVVTFYLPFWWSNWAATVVFVLAALTDWADGYVARRFDQSSPFGAFLDPVADKLMVATALVLVIQYRPSPWLVIPAAIIIGREITISALREWMAQLGEVATVKVAGLGKVKTTFQMIALSLLLFREDLWTLPIFDLGHGCLFIAAGLTMWSMVQYLRAAWPAMRGNSARDGHGAGGPTAGPAAAPQDSPSSGNAGP; from the coding sequence ATGCACCTGAACACCGCTACCGTCCTCACTCTATTCAGGATCGTTTTGATCCCTGTGCTGGTCGTGACTTTTTATCTCCCGTTCTGGTGGTCCAACTGGGCCGCAACGGTCGTATTTGTGCTCGCCGCGCTCACCGATTGGGCAGACGGCTACGTGGCTCGCCGTTTCGACCAGTCTTCTCCGTTTGGCGCCTTTCTTGATCCGGTTGCGGACAAACTGATGGTCGCGACGGCCCTCGTGCTGGTGATCCAATATCGCCCCAGCCCCTGGCTGGTGATCCCGGCAGCCATCATCATTGGTCGGGAGATCACTATCTCAGCGCTGCGCGAGTGGATGGCGCAGCTCGGGGAGGTGGCGACCGTGAAGGTGGCCGGTCTCGGCAAGGTGAAAACCACTTTCCAGATGATTGCGCTGTCGCTGCTGCTGTTTCGCGAAGACCTTTGGACGCTTCCAATCTTTGACCTCGGGCACGGGTGCCTGTTTATTGCGGCCGGCCTGACCATGTGGTCGATGGTGCAATATCTGCGCGCTGCCTGGCCCGCCATGCGAGGCAATTCTGCGCGAGATGGACACGGCGCCGGTGGTCCAACAGCGGGCCCTGCCGCCGCACCGCAGGACTCCCCCAGCTCCGGCAATGCGGGTCCTTGA
- the kdsB gene encoding 3-deoxy-manno-octulosonate cytidylyltransferase, with translation MSTESPPSYVIVIPARLGSTRLAEKILLEVAGDPLVIHTWRTAQRSQASRVVIAADDPKTVATVEARGAEVILTGEAASGTDRIAACVRALGLPGETIVVNLQADEPQMPVSVLDQLAAALAADPGAALATACCPIEDGTELFNPNAVKVVLDAHDRALYFSRAPLPYERDRFDRDPPMPAAIAHFRHLGVYAYRVDFLRAFTALEPSAAEQAESLEQLRALHHGYPITVVKLPAATPPGVDTPQDWETFSQYINSL, from the coding sequence ATGAGCACTGAATCGCCCCCGAGCTACGTCATCGTCATTCCGGCCCGGCTGGGCTCCACGCGTTTGGCCGAAAAGATTCTGCTGGAGGTGGCGGGGGACCCGCTGGTGATTCACACCTGGCGTACCGCGCAGCGAAGCCAGGCGAGCCGCGTTGTTATCGCCGCCGACGACCCGAAGACCGTGGCCACCGTCGAGGCCCGAGGCGCCGAGGTGATCCTCACCGGTGAAGCGGCGAGCGGTACGGACCGAATTGCGGCCTGTGTCCGGGCGCTTGGCCTGCCGGGTGAAACGATTGTGGTCAACCTGCAGGCTGACGAGCCGCAGATGCCGGTCAGCGTGCTCGATCAGCTGGCCGCAGCGCTGGCCGCGGACCCAGGTGCTGCACTGGCGACGGCCTGTTGTCCGATCGAAGACGGCACGGAGCTGTTTAATCCAAACGCCGTTAAGGTGGTCCTGGATGCGCATGACCGGGCGCTGTATTTTTCCCGGGCGCCGCTGCCCTACGAGCGCGACCGCTTCGATCGGGATCCCCCGATGCCGGCAGCGATTGCCCACTTTCGGCATCTCGGCGTCTACGCCTATCGGGTCGACTTTCTAAGGGCATTTACCGCGCTCGAACCTTCCGCCGCCGAGCAGGCGGAGTCGCTCGAGCAGCTCCGCGCCCTGCATCATGGGTACCCGATCACGGTGGTAAAACTCCCGGCCGCCACGCCGCCCGGCGTCGACACACCCCAGGATTGGGAAACATTTTCCCAATATATCAATTCGTTGTGA
- a CDS encoding thioredoxin-like domain-containing protein: protein MTDHPRVPEFPESLQWVNSDMSPTLEGYRGKVVVVYFWTPSNLNSQALLPGIKALENKYDNGVAVVGIVCPKFSRETTLGPVLKAVNRHHLRHPVALDADYYMWQQYGVQAWPSAAVIDANGHLRRVTQGDDAGEAIDEAVGALLDEAAAQEIRDYGQVVHARKAEPGGILQFPTAILPARGHIYISDSGNNRVLEVGDTGRILRIFGSGNPGFWDGALQNSGFNFPMGLSVNDNYLYVADTGNHAIRRINLFTGDVETTMGTGKPEKTMVLAGTDLRKTACNSPIGLASKGPDLFISMAGSNQIWRLDLKNMQVSWHSGSGQLGLVNGDRETAAFAAPMGLTVHDEYLYLVDADSSSIRKVHTKTGEVSTKCGRGTFTFGCEDGGRSNALLQYPCDLALSLNREQLWVADTYNSQLRLVDVATGRISSPAIDYDFNEPSYLTIHDHALWVADTNAHRIVQVHMADRSVKPFNIVETSI, encoded by the coding sequence GTGACGGATCACCCCCGAGTTCCTGAATTCCCCGAATCACTCCAGTGGGTGAATTCGGACATGTCCCCGACGCTCGAGGGCTATCGGGGCAAGGTTGTGGTTGTCTATTTCTGGACCCCCTCAAACCTCAACAGCCAGGCGCTGCTGCCCGGCATTAAAGCCTTGGAAAACAAATACGACAACGGTGTGGCGGTTGTCGGAATCGTTTGTCCCAAATTTTCGCGAGAAACAACGCTGGGTCCGGTACTCAAAGCCGTCAATCGGCACCATCTACGCCACCCGGTGGCGCTGGATGCCGACTACTACATGTGGCAGCAGTACGGCGTCCAGGCGTGGCCTTCGGCGGCTGTCATCGATGCCAATGGGCACCTGCGCCGAGTCACCCAGGGAGACGACGCCGGGGAGGCTATCGACGAGGCGGTCGGCGCCTTGCTGGACGAGGCGGCGGCTCAGGAAATTCGCGACTATGGCCAGGTCGTCCACGCGCGCAAAGCCGAGCCGGGCGGGATCCTCCAGTTTCCCACCGCCATTCTCCCGGCCCGGGGCCACATCTATATCAGCGACAGCGGCAACAACCGCGTCCTGGAGGTCGGCGATACGGGCCGTATCCTGCGCATCTTCGGTTCCGGCAATCCGGGATTCTGGGACGGAGCGCTGCAAAACTCCGGTTTCAACTTCCCGATGGGGCTGTCGGTGAACGACAACTATCTGTACGTGGCCGACACGGGTAATCACGCCATTCGCCGGATCAATCTCTTTACCGGCGACGTTGAGACCACCATGGGCACCGGTAAGCCCGAAAAAACGATGGTGCTGGCCGGCACCGATCTGCGAAAGACCGCCTGCAACTCCCCGATTGGTCTCGCCTCCAAGGGGCCGGACTTGTTTATCAGCATGGCCGGCAGCAACCAGATCTGGCGCCTGGATCTCAAGAATATGCAGGTCAGCTGGCACAGCGGCAGCGGCCAGCTCGGGCTGGTCAACGGCGACCGGGAAACGGCGGCATTTGCTGCCCCGATGGGCCTGACCGTCCACGATGAATACCTCTATCTCGTGGACGCGGACTCTTCTTCCATTCGCAAAGTGCATACCAAGACCGGGGAAGTCAGCACCAAATGTGGACGAGGGACCTTCACCTTCGGCTGCGAGGACGGCGGGCGCTCCAATGCGCTGCTGCAGTATCCCTGCGATCTTGCCTTAAGCCTGAATCGCGAGCAGCTGTGGGTGGCCGACACCTACAACTCTCAGCTGCGCCTGGTTGACGTGGCTACCGGACGCATCAGCAGTCCCGCCATCGACTACGATTTCAACGAACCGTCTTATCTGACCATTCACGATCATGCCCTCTGGGTGGCCGACACCAACGCCCATCGAATCGTTCAGGTTCACATGGCAGACCGCTCGGTCAAACCCTTCAATATCGTTGAAACCAGCATCTAG
- a CDS encoding low molecular weight protein-tyrosine-phosphatase — MSSSGPPYRILMVCMGNICRSPTAEGMARKRLDERGFDRGVEVDSAGTHAYHVGHAPDPRSQEAALAQGIAIGDQRARKVSADDFTTFDLILAMDESNLLDLEAIAPADGTARIEKIMDYSNLGITSDVPDPYYGGSHGFEQVLKLLDNAVDGLLDSLAPELEARLGASRDGSPPSS, encoded by the coding sequence ATGAGCAGCTCTGGACCGCCTTATCGCATCCTGATGGTGTGTATGGGCAACATTTGTCGTTCGCCGACCGCCGAAGGCATGGCACGCAAGCGGCTGGACGAGAGGGGGTTCGATCGAGGCGTGGAGGTGGACTCAGCCGGCACCCACGCCTATCACGTGGGCCACGCCCCGGATCCACGCTCCCAGGAGGCTGCCCTCGCGCAAGGGATTGCCATCGGCGACCAGCGAGCGCGGAAGGTCAGCGCCGACGACTTCACCACCTTTGACCTGATCCTGGCAATGGATGAGTCCAATCTCCTGGACCTTGAGGCGATCGCCCCGGCGGACGGCACCGCTCGGATCGAAAAGATCATGGACTATTCCAATCTGGGGATCACCAGCGACGTGCCCGATCCGTACTATGGCGGCAGCCATGGGTTTGAACAGGTTTTGAAGTTGCTGGACAATGCCGTCGACGGGCTGCTGGACTCCCTGGCGCCGGAATTGGAGGCCCGACTAGGAGCGTCTCGTGACGGATCACCCCCGAGTTCCTGA
- a CDS encoding uracil-DNA glycosylase family protein produces MLIVGLAPGLHGAHRTGIPFFGDASGTLLLSALKESGFATPEHPDGEPIRITNVVKCLPPQNLPETGEVNRCQPFLEAELAKLRAPEGIIVCLGGVAHRAVLRALQQKLAGMPFGHGTRYVLKCGRQLVSSYHPSRLNINTRRLTADGFHRLIRSLK; encoded by the coding sequence GTGCTCATCGTTGGACTTGCACCGGGGCTGCACGGGGCCCACCGGACCGGCATCCCGTTCTTCGGTGACGCCTCGGGCACGTTGCTGCTGTCGGCCCTCAAGGAAAGCGGCTTTGCCACACCCGAACACCCTGACGGAGAGCCCATCCGCATCACCAACGTCGTCAAATGCCTGCCGCCCCAGAACCTGCCAGAGACGGGTGAGGTCAACCGATGCCAACCGTTTCTTGAGGCGGAGCTGGCCAAGCTCCGGGCGCCTGAGGGCATCATTGTCTGCCTCGGCGGGGTGGCACACCGAGCCGTACTTCGCGCGCTGCAGCAAAAGCTGGCGGGCATGCCGTTCGGTCATGGAACACGCTATGTACTGAAGTGCGGCAGACAGCTGGTTTCGAGCTATCATCCGAGCCGTCTCAACATCAATACCCGGCGCCTGACCGCGGACGGGTTTCACCGCCTGATTCGGAGTTTGAAGTGA
- the fghA gene encoding S-formylglutathione hydrolase: MNVLATNKVFDGTQQVIEHSSDACGVDMRLALYLPPGKGPFPVLVFLSGLTCTEQNFITKSGFQRRAAELNLAVLAPDTSPRGEGVADDADWDFGQGAGFYVDATQDPWRPHYQMASYVSQELWQFINEHRDLDAERVGISGHSMGGHGALTLHLKHPTRFRTVSAFAPIVAPSQVPWGRKALGGYLGDDSEQWRQYDACELVQQRPSHAHVLIDQGANDAFLTDQLKPELFERACSASGQSLKLRLQPGYDHSYYFIATFINDHLAHHAELLGG, from the coding sequence ATGAACGTGCTAGCTACAAACAAGGTTTTTGATGGAACACAACAGGTTATTGAACATTCTTCAGATGCCTGTGGGGTCGACATGCGCCTGGCGCTCTACCTCCCGCCGGGGAAAGGGCCCTTTCCCGTGCTGGTGTTTCTGTCGGGTCTGACCTGCACCGAGCAGAACTTCATCACCAAATCCGGCTTTCAGCGTCGGGCCGCCGAGCTGAACCTGGCAGTACTGGCACCCGACACCTCGCCGCGTGGCGAGGGCGTCGCCGACGACGCGGACTGGGATTTCGGGCAGGGTGCCGGGTTCTACGTAGACGCCACGCAGGATCCCTGGCGACCTCACTATCAGATGGCAAGCTACGTCAGTCAGGAGCTTTGGCAGTTCATCAACGAGCACCGAGACCTGGATGCCGAGCGTGTCGGCATCAGCGGCCATTCCATGGGTGGCCACGGCGCACTGACGCTGCATCTCAAGCATCCGACGCGATTCAGGACCGTATCCGCCTTTGCACCGATTGTCGCTCCCAGCCAGGTTCCTTGGGGACGCAAAGCGCTCGGCGGCTACCTCGGTGACGACAGCGAGCAGTGGCGCCAATATGATGCCTGCGAGCTGGTCCAGCAGCGGCCGAGCCACGCCCACGTGCTGATCGACCAGGGCGCCAACGATGCGTTTCTCACCGATCAGCTCAAGCCAGAGCTTTTCGAACGTGCCTGCAGCGCATCAGGCCAGAGCCTCAAGCTTCGGCTCCAGCCAGGCTACGATCATTCCTATTACTTCATCGCGACCTTCATCAACGACCATCTGGCGCATCATGCAGAGCTGCTCGGCGGGTGA
- the uvrC gene encoding excinuclease ABC subunit UvrC has translation MSFDGKAFAARLSTKPGVYQMQSDTGAVLYVGKAHNLRKRVASYFTRTVPNNRIASMLSQVAHIEVTVTRTEAEALLLENQLIKELKPRYNVLLRDDKSYPYIYLSSKDTFPRLAFHRGARRAPGRYFGPFPSAYAVRDSLNQMQKLFRVRQCEDSFFANRSRPCLQYQIKRCTAPCVDAISEQEYARDVRHAELFLEGRDHQVIDELGAEMAQASSELEFEKAAQIRDQIANLKRVQSEQHVMGAKGNIDLLAVASDGPTACVQAIYFREGRNVGSRSFFPRNRAEVGPDAVLSAFIIQYYSGRDLPSELVVDRDFPDRELLCRVLGERAGRPVRILHRPRGDKARWLAMARTNAESALVSHLAGRSGMSERMEALAKLLDLPAPPDRIECFDISHTQGEATVASCVVFDADGPRKSDYRRFNISHITPGDDYAALRQAFLRRYRRLKAGEGTMPDLLLIDGGKGQLTQGLEVLAELEITDVLLVGIAKGPERRGGEETLFVGPEQRPVVPGGDSSASHLIQNIRDEAHRFAITGHRQRRAKKRQTSVLEEVSGIGATRRRQILQHFGGLKGVRRAGVEELCAVEGISAELAQRIYDALHD, from the coding sequence GTGAGCTTTGACGGCAAAGCGTTTGCGGCACGCCTGTCCACAAAACCGGGTGTCTATCAGATGCAGTCGGACACCGGCGCGGTGCTCTATGTCGGGAAGGCGCACAACCTGCGTAAACGTGTAGCGAGCTATTTCACCCGGACGGTGCCCAACAACCGGATCGCCAGCATGCTGTCCCAGGTGGCCCATATCGAGGTGACGGTGACCCGGACCGAAGCCGAGGCGCTGCTCCTTGAGAACCAGCTGATCAAAGAGCTTAAACCGCGCTACAACGTGCTGCTCCGCGACGACAAAAGCTACCCCTATATTTATCTGTCCAGTAAGGACACCTTTCCCAGGCTGGCCTTTCACCGCGGTGCGCGGCGCGCCCCGGGGCGCTATTTTGGTCCGTTTCCCAGCGCTTACGCCGTCAGAGACAGCCTGAATCAGATGCAGAAGCTCTTTCGGGTGCGTCAATGTGAGGACAGCTTTTTTGCCAACCGCTCGCGGCCCTGTCTTCAGTATCAGATCAAACGCTGCACGGCGCCGTGTGTCGACGCGATCAGCGAGCAGGAATATGCGCGGGACGTGCGCCACGCGGAGCTGTTCCTCGAGGGCCGGGATCATCAGGTAATCGATGAGCTTGGGGCCGAAATGGCTCAGGCCAGCAGCGAGCTGGAGTTTGAAAAAGCGGCCCAGATCCGCGACCAGATTGCCAACCTGAAGCGCGTGCAGTCCGAGCAGCACGTAATGGGGGCCAAAGGCAATATTGACCTCCTGGCGGTCGCCTCCGACGGGCCGACGGCGTGCGTTCAGGCAATCTATTTCCGCGAGGGACGTAACGTCGGCAGCCGGTCGTTTTTCCCGCGCAATCGCGCTGAAGTGGGCCCCGATGCCGTCCTGTCGGCCTTCATTATTCAGTACTACTCGGGCCGGGATCTGCCCAGCGAGCTGGTTGTCGACCGGGATTTTCCGGATCGGGAGCTGCTCTGCCGGGTGCTGGGCGAGCGGGCGGGCCGGCCGGTGCGCATTCTCCATCGACCCAGGGGCGATAAGGCTCGCTGGCTGGCCATGGCCCGGACAAACGCCGAGTCAGCGCTGGTCAGCCATCTGGCCGGCCGCAGCGGCATGAGCGAACGGATGGAGGCGCTGGCCAAGCTGCTGGATCTGCCGGCACCGCCGGATCGCATCGAGTGTTTTGACATCAGCCATACCCAGGGGGAAGCCACGGTCGCGTCGTGTGTCGTCTTTGATGCCGACGGGCCTCGCAAATCGGACTACCGTCGTTTTAACATTAGCCATATCACGCCCGGGGACGACTACGCGGCGCTAAGACAGGCTTTTTTGCGTCGCTATCGGCGTCTCAAGGCCGGGGAGGGCACCATGCCCGACCTCCTGTTGATCGATGGCGGTAAAGGTCAACTGACCCAGGGGCTGGAGGTGCTGGCGGAGCTGGAGATCACCGACGTGCTGCTGGTGGGCATCGCCAAAGGCCCGGAACGGCGTGGCGGTGAGGAAACGCTCTTTGTTGGTCCGGAGCAGCGGCCAGTGGTGCCGGGAGGCGACTCGTCCGCGAGCCACCTGATTCAAAATATCCGCGACGAGGCACACCGTTTTGCCATTACGGGCCACCGCCAGCGACGTGCCAAAAAGCGTCAGACATCGGTCCTGGAAGAGGTTTCGGGCATCGGGGCAACGCGCAGACGTCAGATATTGCAGCACTTCGGCGGTCTGAAAGGCGTCCGCCGGGCCGGCGTTGAAGAGCTTTGTGCGGTCGAGGGAATCAGCGCTGAACTCGCCCAGCGAATCTACGACGCACTGCACGATTGA
- the msbA gene encoding lipid A export permease/ATP-binding protein MsbA, which yields MVESSRGTWPIYRRLLGYTRSYLPLLGVAVVAMALDALCTGGFAALTRPLLDEALLGRDFDMIARMPIWIVAIFLGRGLGSFLADYCMAATGRSVIRDLRQQVFEKYLTLPTSYFDRTSHGQMISRLTFNVEQVAEATTSAITIVVRDTLYVIAFLLVMLSQSVKLTLFTLVIAPLIAGVIAVVSRRFRRLSKNIQDTMGDVTQRTSEVVSGHKVVKMYSGQQVEAERFGRVNANNRRQHLKLVATKSGSTSIVQLLAGFTLAVIVYLATRESMLDDITPGAFTAFMTAMLAILPSLKKLTNVHVLIQRGVAAADTLFELLDGPQEELGKGQALDQVTGRIAFHDVSLNYNGGESVLNDITFEAEPGTVTALVGRSGSGKTSLVSLIPRFYERSAGDITLDGVDIENIQLQSLRQKIALVSQDIVLFDDTIAANIAYANPAFKGESGADLTQAIEAAAEQANAMEFIRQLPEQLNTRLGEDGIQLSGGQRQRLAIARAILKDAPILILDEATSALDTESERLIQAALEDIMRSRTTLVIAHRLSTVENADQVLVLDQGHIIERGSHTTLLSQGGQYTELHRLQFVDGPRR from the coding sequence ATGGTGGAATCTAGCAGGGGCACCTGGCCCATCTACCGTCGACTGCTGGGCTACACACGCAGCTACCTGCCGCTATTGGGGGTGGCCGTGGTGGCCATGGCGCTCGACGCGCTTTGCACCGGCGGCTTCGCGGCTTTGACCCGACCGCTGCTCGATGAGGCGCTGCTCGGCCGAGACTTCGACATGATCGCCCGCATGCCGATCTGGATTGTCGCCATTTTTCTCGGGCGCGGGCTGGGCAGTTTCCTCGCCGATTACTGCATGGCTGCTACCGGACGTTCCGTAATTCGGGATCTGCGACAGCAGGTTTTCGAAAAATACCTGACCTTGCCTACCAGCTATTTTGACCGGACCTCGCACGGCCAGATGATTTCGCGGCTCACGTTTAACGTGGAGCAGGTAGCCGAGGCAACTACTAGCGCCATCACGATCGTCGTTCGAGACACCCTCTACGTCATCGCCTTTTTGCTCGTCATGCTCAGCCAGAGCGTCAAGCTGACGCTGTTTACCCTGGTCATTGCCCCGCTGATCGCCGGGGTGATCGCCGTGGTCAGCCGCCGGTTTCGTCGGCTGAGCAAAAACATCCAGGACACGATGGGGGACGTCACCCAGCGGACGTCGGAGGTGGTGAGCGGCCACAAGGTCGTGAAGATGTACTCTGGACAGCAAGTGGAGGCAGAGCGGTTCGGCCGAGTCAACGCGAACAACCGTCGCCAGCATCTGAAGCTGGTTGCCACCAAGTCTGGGAGCACCTCCATCGTGCAGCTGCTGGCGGGCTTCACGCTGGCGGTGATTGTCTACCTGGCGACCCGGGAAAGCATGCTGGATGACATTACGCCGGGTGCCTTCACGGCCTTTATGACCGCGATGCTGGCGATTCTTCCCAGCCTCAAAAAGCTGACCAATGTTCACGTCTTGATTCAACGGGGCGTTGCGGCGGCGGACACGCTGTTCGAGCTGCTGGACGGTCCGCAGGAAGAGCTGGGCAAGGGTCAAGCGTTAGACCAGGTCACCGGACGAATCGCTTTCCACGACGTATCGCTCAACTACAACGGTGGCGAGTCGGTGCTTAACGACATCACCTTTGAGGCCGAACCGGGCACCGTCACCGCGCTGGTGGGTCGTTCGGGCAGCGGGAAGACGAGCCTGGTAAGCCTGATTCCGCGGTTTTATGAACGCAGCGCGGGAGACATCACGCTGGATGGGGTCGATATCGAGAATATCCAGCTGCAGTCGCTGCGGCAGAAAATTGCGCTGGTGAGTCAGGACATTGTGCTGTTCGACGACACCATTGCCGCCAACATCGCCTACGCAAATCCTGCGTTTAAGGGAGAGAGTGGCGCCGATCTCACACAGGCCATCGAAGCAGCGGCGGAGCAGGCAAACGCCATGGAGTTTATCCGTCAGCTCCCGGAGCAGCTCAATACGCGCCTGGGCGAGGATGGAATCCAGCTTTCCGGCGGGCAGCGCCAGCGGCTGGCCATCGCCCGAGCCATCCTGAAGGACGCCCCAATCCTGATCCTTGACGAGGCCACCTCAGCGCTCGATACCGAGTCAGAACGCCTGATTCAAGCGGCGCTGGAAGACATCATGCGCAGCCGCACAACGCTGGTGATTGCCCACCGGCTTTCCACCGTTGAAAACGCCGACCAGGTGCTGGTGCTGGACCAGGGCCACATCATCGAACGGGGCAGCCACACAACGCTCTTGTCCCAGGGGGGACAATACACCGAGCTGCACCGGCTGCAGTTTGTCGACGGCCCGCGTCGGTGA
- a CDS encoding nucleoside transporter C-terminal domain-containing protein, giving the protein MQSLLGVAFLVMLAIALSESRRHINWRIVGSAFALQAAVGGFVLFVPAGQTLLATLAAGVNQLVGYADEGTRFMFGALAGDDMGFVVALRVLPVIIFVSSLVSMLYYLRLMPLLVTLLGGALRALLGVTRVEGLAAAANVFIGMVEAPLAVRPYLASLTRPQFFCVLAGGLSSVTGAMLLAYAGLGVDIQYLVAAAFMAAPGGILMAKLLVPDVPTDANGQTGVADAHRGGADEPVAEVLGKPANVVEAAADGAAAGLKIALSVGAMLVAFIALLALANGLIGAVGGWMGQPELSFDRILGWLFAPVAFLMGVPWSESVIAGNLIGQKTILNEFVAYVSFVGEKENLSAHAQAIVTFALCGFANLSALAILMGGMATLLPQRKSEVARLGLKAVLAGTLSNLMSASLAGLFLSI; this is encoded by the coding sequence GTGCAGTCCCTCCTCGGTGTCGCGTTTTTGGTGATGCTGGCAATCGCCTTGTCGGAGTCGCGTCGGCACATTAACTGGCGGATCGTGGGCAGCGCCTTTGCCCTGCAGGCTGCCGTGGGCGGCTTTGTCCTCTTTGTCCCCGCCGGTCAAACGCTGCTGGCGACGCTGGCCGCAGGCGTCAATCAGCTTGTCGGCTACGCTGACGAAGGCACCCGCTTTATGTTCGGCGCCCTAGCCGGCGACGACATGGGGTTTGTGGTCGCGCTGCGGGTCCTGCCGGTCATCATTTTTGTCTCCTCGCTGGTCTCAATGCTCTACTACCTTCGGCTGATGCCGCTGCTGGTGACGCTGCTGGGTGGCGCGCTGCGGGCCCTGCTCGGCGTCACCCGGGTCGAGGGGTTGGCTGCCGCTGCGAACGTGTTTATCGGGATGGTGGAAGCGCCGCTGGCGGTTCGACCGTATCTGGCGTCGCTGACGCGGCCACAGTTCTTCTGCGTGCTGGCCGGCGGGTTGTCGTCGGTCACCGGCGCAATGCTGCTCGCCTACGCCGGGTTGGGCGTGGACATCCAGTACCTGGTCGCCGCCGCCTTCATGGCAGCGCCAGGGGGAATCCTGATGGCCAAACTGTTGGTGCCAGACGTACCGACGGATGCAAACGGCCAAACAGGCGTGGCTGACGCTCACAGAGGCGGCGCCGACGAGCCGGTCGCTGAGGTGCTGGGAAAACCCGCCAACGTGGTCGAAGCGGCGGCTGACGGCGCTGCTGCGGGCCTCAAGATTGCCCTTAGCGTTGGGGCCATGCTGGTGGCGTTTATTGCGCTGCTGGCGCTTGCCAACGGCCTCATCGGCGCCGTGGGCGGCTGGATGGGTCAACCGGAGCTCAGCTTTGATCGGATCCTTGGGTGGCTGTTTGCACCCGTCGCGTTTCTGATGGGTGTTCCCTGGTCGGAGTCGGTGATCGCTGGGAACCTGATTGGCCAAAAGACCATCCTGAACGAGTTTGTGGCGTACGTGAGTTTTGTCGGCGAGAAGGAGAATCTGTCCGCTCACGCTCAGGCCATCGTGACCTTTGCGCTGTGCGGCTTTGCCAACCTGAGCGCGCTGGCTATTTTGATGGGCGGCATGGCAACGCTGCTGCCGCAGCGCAAGTCCGAGGTCGCTCGCTTAGGTCTAAAGGCGGTGCTGGCCGGCACGTTGTCCAACCTGATGAGTGCATCGCTCGCGGGGCTGTTTCTATCAATCTAG
- the lpxK gene encoding tetraacyldisaccharide 4'-kinase, producing the protein MREPESIWYGGASVPLHLKLLEAVYRPVAALHQRWRRSRARHPGAPVVVIGNLTVGGSGKTPLLIHLAKQLSARYRVGVVSRGYGSTAGAGPRLVSVDDSPSSVGDEPLLIARETSAPVMVGRNRVGAACRLVDEHGVELLLSDDGLQHGQLARDLELVVVDEARGFGNRRQLPAGPLREPLSRLETVDFVIHNGSAESMMLTLAYAVNLQSGERRPLDAFVGKAVHAVAGIGHPGRFFASLQKLGIEAQQHPFPDHHPFVDDELAAFGGQTMLTTSKDAVKLRGRGLADCWEVPVTVALDETLEGELLTRIDQLVAES; encoded by the coding sequence GTGAGAGAGCCGGAGTCGATCTGGTACGGCGGCGCCTCGGTGCCGCTTCACCTCAAGCTGCTGGAGGCGGTCTATCGCCCCGTCGCCGCGCTGCATCAACGCTGGCGGCGATCACGGGCCCGACATCCGGGGGCGCCGGTCGTTGTCATTGGCAACCTGACGGTTGGGGGCAGCGGCAAAACTCCGCTGCTGATCCACCTGGCGAAACAGCTTAGCGCCCGTTATCGCGTTGGCGTGGTGAGCCGCGGCTACGGGTCGACCGCCGGAGCCGGGCCCCGGCTTGTGAGCGTCGATGACAGCCCGTCCAGTGTCGGCGACGAGCCGCTGCTGATCGCCCGGGAAACGTCGGCTCCCGTGATGGTGGGGCGCAATCGGGTGGGCGCGGCCTGCAGACTGGTGGACGAGCATGGCGTTGAGCTCCTGCTGAGCGACGACGGGCTCCAGCACGGCCAGCTGGCGCGCGATCTCGAGCTGGTGGTGGTGGATGAAGCCCGTGGCTTCGGCAACCGTCGCCAGCTCCCAGCCGGACCGCTGCGCGAGCCACTGTCTCGCCTGGAGACGGTAGACTTCGTGATCCATAACGGCAGCGCTGAGAGCATGATGCTGACCCTGGCCTACGCGGTGAACCTTCAGAGTGGCGAACGCCGACCGCTCGACGCATTTGTCGGAAAGGCGGTGCACGCCGTTGCCGGCATTGGCCATCCAGGGCGTTTTTTCGCTTCGCTGCAAAAGCTTGGCATCGAGGCCCAGCAGCATCCGTTTCCTGACCACCACCCTTTCGTCGACGACGAACTGGCGGCGTTTGGCGGCCAGACGATGCTGACCACCAGCAAAGACGCGGTGAAGCTTCGCGGCCGCGGCTTGGCGGATTGCTGGGAGGTGCCGGTCACGGTCGCTTTGGATGAGACGCTCGAGGGAGAGCTGCTGACCCGTATCGACCAGCTAGTGGCCGAGTCATGA